A single genomic interval of Microbacterium hydrocarbonoxydans harbors:
- a CDS encoding YraN family protein, translating into MAAKDDLGRAGEDRAVRYLSDAGYEVLDRNWRCAQGELDIVARRGEWLAVVEVKTRRSLAYGHPLEAVDARKRRRLWQLAHAWVLDHGDRVQGLRIRIDPIGIVGMDPAVGHLEHLEDLS; encoded by the coding sequence ATGGCAGCGAAAGACGATCTCGGCAGAGCCGGTGAAGACCGGGCGGTGCGGTACCTGAGCGACGCGGGGTACGAGGTGCTCGACCGCAACTGGCGGTGCGCGCAGGGCGAACTCGACATCGTCGCGCGCCGCGGCGAATGGCTTGCAGTCGTCGAGGTGAAGACCAGGCGGTCGCTGGCGTACGGGCATCCCCTCGAAGCAGTGGACGCGCGCAAGCGCCGTCGGCTGTGGCAGCTCGCCCATGCGTGGGTGCTCGATCATGGCGATCGTGTGCAGGGGCTGCGGATCCGCATCGATCCCATCGGCATCGTCGGGATGGATCCGGCGGTCGGTCACCTCGAACATCTCGAGGATCTCTCGTGA
- a CDS encoding DUF2469 family protein: protein MDEEAFDDYDRELELALFREYRDVVLQFQYVVETERRFYLANEVNVVRRDTEHDFYFEISMTDVWVWDIYRADRFVKAVRVLTFKDVNVEELQRREFELPQELSLDGE, encoded by the coding sequence ATGGATGAGGAAGCCTTCGACGATTACGACCGCGAGCTTGAGCTCGCGTTGTTCCGCGAGTATCGCGATGTCGTCCTGCAGTTCCAGTACGTCGTCGAGACCGAGCGCCGGTTCTACCTGGCGAACGAGGTCAACGTCGTGCGCCGCGACACCGAGCACGACTTCTACTTCGAGATCTCGATGACAGACGTCTGGGTGTGGGACATCTACCGCGCCGACCGGTTCGTCAAGGCCGTGCGCGTGCTCACCTTCAAGGACGTGAACGTCGAGGAACTCCAGCGTCGCGAGTTCGAACTGCCGCAGGAGCTCTCGCTCGACGGCGAGTGA
- a CDS encoding ribonuclease HII, with translation MTVVAPKLTLERRLLGECDLIISLDEVGRGALAGPVAVGAAVMDAAGARRRVPEGLRDSKLVTERRRPEVAARAASWVQASGVGWVSAAEVDEVGIMRALGLAASRAVLSVVEQGVSTAGALVLLDGNHDYVSAVHPAPLRVRPVIKADRDCASVSAASVIAKVARDAYMGDLHEGHPDYQWNRNKGYASLEHRDAIRSLGLSPHHRSSWAIADVPTLF, from the coding sequence ATGACCGTCGTCGCGCCCAAGCTGACGCTGGAGCGGCGCCTCCTCGGCGAGTGCGACCTCATCATCTCCCTCGACGAGGTCGGTCGGGGCGCACTGGCGGGTCCGGTCGCCGTCGGTGCGGCGGTGATGGATGCCGCAGGCGCACGGCGCCGCGTGCCGGAGGGACTGAGGGACTCCAAGCTCGTCACCGAGCGGCGTCGACCCGAAGTGGCCGCACGAGCCGCTTCCTGGGTACAGGCCTCCGGCGTGGGGTGGGTCAGTGCGGCGGAGGTCGATGAGGTCGGCATCATGCGCGCTCTCGGTCTCGCGGCGTCCAGGGCCGTGCTCAGCGTCGTCGAGCAGGGGGTCTCGACCGCCGGCGCCCTCGTGCTGCTCGACGGCAATCACGATTACGTCTCGGCCGTCCATCCCGCGCCGTTGCGGGTCCGACCGGTGATCAAGGCCGACCGCGACTGCGCCTCGGTGTCCGCGGCGTCCGTGATCGCGAAGGTCGCCAGAGATGCGTACATGGGGGACCTCCATGAGGGGCATCCCGACTACCAGTGGAACCGCAACAAGGGCTATGCGAGCCTCGAGCACCGTGACGCGATCCGCAGCCTCGGGCTCTCGCCACATCATCGATCTTCGTGGGCGATCGCGGATGTCCCCACACTGTTCTGA